CCCCATTTTCGCCGTGATCCCTCTGCGATATGGTCAAGGTTCGGTGCCGATGTGGGCCGGCATCGACGCGTGGCTCGCGCAGGTCCATATTGGGCTGCTGACCGCGACAATGGTATTTGGGGATCTATGGGGATTCGCGGACGAGAGTCGTTGGATCGCGCCGCGCGGGTGGTTGCCGCTGCGGGGGCGTGTCTTGTTCTCGCCAATTGCGCGCAATCCGGCAAGTTCAGCCGGGTCGATCCGAAATACGGCGTCTCGACCAGCCCCCGTGTGGTTGCGATGGGAGAGCCGGTGCCGAAGGGCGGCGGTACGTATCGCATCGGTAAGCCCTATGTGGTCGGCGGGCGTACCTATGTCCCGGAAGAAGATGCCAATTATCGCGCCGAGGGGCTGGCGTCCTGGTACGGCGACAATTTTCACGGACGCCTGACGGCCAATGGCGAGGTGTTCGACATGGCGTCGCTGTCGGCGGCGCATCCGACCTTGCCGATCCCGTCTTATGCCCGGGTCACCAATCTCAGCAATGGCCGTTCGCTGGTCGTGCGCGTCAATGACCGCGGCCCGTACCACGGCAACCGGCTCATCGATGTCTCGAACCGAGCCGCCGATCTGCTTGAATTCAAACACAAAGGCACCGCGCGCGTGCGGGTCGAATATGTCGGCCGGGCGCCGCTCGAAGGCTCCGACGACCGCCAGCTTGTCGCCACCCTGCGGACCAACGAACCGGCACCGGCGCCGGCGACGGTCCGGATCGCCTCGGCCCGGCCGTTTGTGCCGGACATGCAGGGCGGTGGGCTCGCGACCCGTGCGATCCGCGGCG
The DNA window shown above is from Rhodopseudomonas palustris HaA2 and carries:
- a CDS encoding septal ring lytic transglycosylase RlpA family protein, encoding MGIRGRESLDRAARVVAAAGACLVLANCAQSGKFSRVDPKYGVSTSPRVVAMGEPVPKGGGTYRIGKPYVVGGRTYVPEEDANYRAEGLASWYGDNFHGRLTANGEVFDMASLSAAHPTLPIPSYARVTNLSNGRSLVVRVNDRGPYHGNRLIDVSNRAADLLEFKHKGTARVRVEYVGRAPLEGSDDRQLVATLRTNEPAPAPATVRIASARPFVPDMQGGGLATRAIRGDVPLPEGRPYSLGNTSVDVASVGATSEISASRSSRTAGRTLARNQHAVSYDSSGSYAETAARAEAPSRASDEIGSLLSARGLY